The following are encoded in a window of Lactobacillus panisapium genomic DNA:
- the ybeY gene encoding rRNA maturation RNase YbeY, protein MTPIEITYNDEVGFLENNDQNWQDWIAKLLLLAKNEIGKKNNLEMSINFVDEEHSQKINAEYREKDRPTDVISFAIEDGDDMLDFAAFAADPTFQEDIGDLFMCPSVIKRHSEEYGTGWEREFGYTLVHGFLHLNGYDHIDPKEAKEMFGIQGKVLEDYGLPLYPDQLDKGRGK, encoded by the coding sequence ATGACACCAATCGAAATCACTTACAATGATGAAGTCGGTTTTTTAGAAAATAACGACCAAAATTGGCAAGATTGGATTGCTAAACTGCTTTTACTTGCTAAAAATGAAATTGGCAAGAAAAATAATTTGGAAATGAGCATTAATTTCGTTGACGAAGAACATAGTCAAAAAATTAATGCCGAGTATCGTGAAAAAGATCGGCCAACGGATGTCATTTCTTTTGCAATTGAAGATGGCGATGACATGCTTGATTTTGCTGCCTTTGCAGCTGATCCAACTTTTCAAGAGGATATTGGCGATTTATTTATGTGTCCAAGTGTCATAAAGCGTCATAGTGAAGAATATGGTACTGGTTGGGAACGTGAATTTGGCTACACACTAGTCCATGGCTTTTTACATTTAAACGGCTACGATCATATTGATCCAAAAGAGGCTAAAGAAATGTTTGGGATTCAAGGTAAAGTTTTGGAAGACTATGGTTTACCGCTTTATCCTGATCAATTAGATAAAGGCAGAGGAAAATAA